Below is a genomic region from Mercenaria mercenaria strain notata unplaced genomic scaffold, MADL_Memer_1 contig_1749, whole genome shotgun sequence.
tgaattatttgtttgttgtttcttttacaGCCCAAACTTATGcgataaaatataacattttattgttgTCAGTGGTGATAAGTCATTTTATTAAATGGCTTGAAAAAAAAGTAGCCTTAATGGGTTTTTGTTCCAGAATATCAGTTCCTGGAAAATTCCGCTTAAGAAAGATGTTTCAATGTATGATTGTTGTCTAAGTGCCTGTTTCAGTTGATAATATTGTGTAAAGTATGTCAACCATACAAGAAAGCCAACCTCTAATGACACTGACCTTGCATTCAAGGTTCCACACATCCAGGGTTGGGAAAAATACTTCCCAAACTCGACTATTTCTGGAATGTTTTGAGACACACTGTCTGTTTGGTCTTCATCCTTTTTACCGCCTTTGGACGCAAAGCTTTCCTCTTTATGTTTAACGACACAAGTGGAAAACTCCATAATAGGCAGTTCTAAAATCCCATTGATTGGATGTTTGTCTTGTGGGTATGGTATATTAGCCGTTTTTCTCTTGGTGCTATGGCGTTtgcttttatataattatacaggagctgttttgtgttttacaggtcatgccttttgtttccattacgagTGATAGATATTCCCCTGtggattattttttttacacTGGTCCGTaattttggaacatggtgagagtacgagtgaggttgggtgcgcagtATAAACTGGTTTTAAGCTCCCTAggggtgtttttgccactggccgtttcGAGGCGGTACCCCACTATGCTCCATTATCTGTTCGGTTTGTTCtcgtatgtttgttttgtatgtggGAGTGTATGCTGGCAGTGTGCACATCGGCGTGCTGTGAGATTTGTTTTAGGGAGACGCAGTGATAATGGCTTCCTGCATATCTGGAGAAATGCTCAACATAAAACCTCTTCCCTAACAATACAAAGGAAAGAAATACAAATTATTTGTCTAAAACCTTaattcccaaacctgacgtacAACCGGCGACGAAACAATTATTAACCTACTTTGGCTAACTTTTATTAGACCACTGCTGGTTTCGAACCAATTTAGGGGACTATAGATTTATGCTTTTCTgtccatccgtcattccgtccgcaatttcgtgtccggtccatacctctgtTATATATCAAGGGATTGTCATATTACTTTGCATCAATATTGTCCAtaatgaaacgacgtgtcataCGTAAAACCCGGACCGCTATCTCGATGGCCAAgctcacacttgaaggtcaaaggtcaacaggacttttATCTGTCCGGTCTGTAAATCAACAATCCACcgaaggattttaaaattacgtGTACGGATTTTTAAATACCTTTGTataaatattcaacatataaTAAAAGCTAATGTGTCAAAGAAGTCCAATTATAAAAGACTTGTTGCTGTTTTTGCTtcggaattacttccctttaatatgatcaagtatttcattatattttttctcCTTGTGTCGCacaatttgaaaaaggaaatgtttttaatttatcatttatagTTTTTTTAAGCAAACAACAACTGTAGatgtttatatatgcaaattttaattcaaacattAGGTGTAATAATATAGTGTATGTACAACAGGAATAGtgtatatacatcattgacatatatcagatCGTTAGGTTACACTGCAGTTAAGATAATTAGGGTCACCTTCCAGTATGAGGACTGTATTTGATGGAAATAGtttgtttacttgtttacattgTCCTGTGACTTTTCAACATGGTGGAGATAAGACCAAAGTCTGAGGCgcaaaataaaccagtttcaattCTATAAAAGCCGTATTAAGCTACTGTTTTGTCCAAACATTTGCTGTCATTGCGTTCCTTGTCCTTATTACCTATCGATTTCGCTTTGTCTATATATTTCTGTGTCAGCAATTTATACACATTCTTACATACTCTTCTGTAGGGTTTCATGTTCTTGGaatgttttcattctttttcgttgttattttaattgaattacaaattatataaattatttgaaaagaaCTACACTGTATTCTAAAACATGACATATTTGTAAACATAGCGTCTAATGTTCTTTTTTGCAATACACATTgtttttcatgttaaaatataatttctaagTACTTTCAAGACATTTTATGGACCTGACATaacaaaactattgtaaatacACTATATACATTAACGGAGTTTAGTAcagattttttacagattttattagtaaacacaattactgaaaatataaatatatatgtattttgataACAAGTTATAACTGTTTTATATCTTGCAATGTAAACTAAAACAAATTATATGCATTTTGCAATGACAAACTTCAAGTGTGCACCAAGTTAACCAAGTACGATGAAATACAATCTGAAAAATGTCAACACCACATTGCTGAGAGAGAAATTCAAAGTAATCTTTTCTGTACTTATAAGAGATCATATAACAGttgcaaaacattaaatattatattttcatttacttgcTGAATTCCATTTGTAATCGATTTGAAACAGTCATAATAACTATTCTTTCGGATTTAGTTACCTCCATTTTAATTCAAAGACTTAATAATATACCTATTAACTTTTCAACTTTCCCAATGAACTGATTGTAGGTCATTGAAAAGGCATAAAACGTTGTGATTTTAATACAATTAAAGATACCAGTATAATAGGAAATCAGAAACAACATTTATGCAAACAACCGATATTAtacaaaacatgataaaaattaggtaataaaattcttgttttccctcttttgattaaattgttctgcctttgttttaattatttgataCACATACAATGAAATATATACGGATAACACTTCTTCAAACGTCATTTCTTGGAtagcaataacattttattactaaACTATGAACTAGTGGCTTTCAATTTTGTATACGTGACACTTTGAGTTTAACAATTCTTTTATTAACTACTTCTATTTGATCTACAAAAGttgattacattgtatttattaagGCATCAATATTAGTGTTAATAAAGTCACTGCTGAATTATTCgtttagaatttttgttttatataatttataatgaaaagcGTGACAAGTTCTCTCATTCTTGTTTATAAATCTGTTCTTTCATTCTTATCGATAAATAAGTTCTTTCATTCTTGTTTATGAATTAGTTTTCTCATTCCTGTTGATAAATTAGTTCGTTCTATCATTCTTGGTGATAAATTAGTTCTCTCATTCTTGTTGATAAATTAGTCCTCTCATTCTTGTTGATAAATTAGTTCGTTCTCTCATTCTTGTTGATAAATTAGTTCTCACATTCTTGTTGATAAATTAGTCCTCTCATTCTTGTCGGTAAATTAGTTCTTTCATTCTTGTTTAAGATTTAGTTCTCTCATTCTTGTTGATAAATTAGTTCTCTCATTCTTGACGATAAACTAGTTCTTTCATTCTTGTTTATGAATTAGTTCTCTCATTCTTGTTGATAAATTAGTTCGTTCTCTCATTCTTGTTGATAAATTAGTTCATTGTCTCATTCTTGTTGATAAATTAGTCCTCTCATTCTTGTTGATAAATTAGTTCTCTCATTCTTGTTGATAAATTAGTCCTTTCATTCTTGTTGATAAATTAGTTCCTTCTCTCATTCTTGTTGATAAGTTAGTTCTCTCATTCTTGTTAATAAATTAGTTCTCTTATTCTTGTTATACATTAGTTCTCTCACTCTTGTAAATAGATTAATTATCTCATTCTTGTTTATAAATTAGTTCTCTCATTCTTATTGATCAATTAGTTTTCTCActcttgtatcatagctcggtgttttttcttaacaaatttggtgcaggtaaatcgtatacactgagtacagggtgcggtaactaaaagtgtgcaggtatttaatatcgtttaccctcgagttccaatactctttctattacttgtTGATGAAATTGTTCTCTCATTCTTGTTGAAACTATTTCATTGCCTTAATTAAATCAACAACCAAGGTACAGATTTATCATACAAACAACAGTGGATAATTCTATTGCAAACTCTACATTTAAATCAAGCTGAAATACCACTCTTACTCGGAACTGCTACTACGAGCTCGAATCACTCGTAGGATGTATATAGTCTTTATCCACAGAGCATGCATGctgtttagatttttttgatgAACCACTCGCTTCCGAGTGTTCTATACCACGAGGTGCATTTTCTACATTTAACTGAAGGTATGGGCGTGATTCTAGATATCCGTCCACTTTTTCATACGCATTCCCCCTGGGCAATTCATTGTCTGTAACAATGTCGTTGTCAGAAATGTCTTCATAGGCTGGTGTGTTTTCTTGACCGCCTGTTACAGCAGCTGCTGTTTTGTTcctataaaataataaaatgtcagTTTCTAGGacataaaatactaagaaaacaaaagtgtttgtattttatatttcgttTACACTGAGAAAAAAGGCAAGCTAGAAAAGAAGAATAATTTACCTGCTTTCCATAGCAACAGCTGTTGTCTGATTCAATTCTTGAGTTCTTTCAAGATATCGAATTTTGTTCTGCATTTTTCTGTACTTTCGATATATGAGGACAATACCTGTACAAACGTGAAGTGGTTTAATGACACATTTATAATATATCCGAAGGCAACTAATCTGCATGTATAATTGTCTTATTTATACTATTCCTATGTAACTTTAAAAGAATGTAATATAATATGATCCGATAACAACGCCTAACAACACCGTCAAAGTcgataaaatttataaattctgTTACAAATTGGACGAGAGTCCTACagaataaaaacacatttaacgAACAAGGACAGAAGTCTAACTAGTAGAATACAGAAAAAGTCATCAGTTTCATCCTAAGTTCTCTCCTAAGTTTGAACAGATTTATTCCATGGGATATAACTTTATACTTTTAAAAAGATGTCGTTGATTCATTCTAGATCTGAcctattatattatttttgtttggccAAGATTCAAAGAATAGCCAAAAAGCTAGGATGAATCTATTTAAAATGATGTCCTTGATCTAACTTCGGTTTAAGAAGGCTTCGTGAAACGGACCCTTAAACTTCGAATTCTCATTCCACTTTTACGTAAAATCAATGATATATACAAGATGCATTGTAGCATGCCTTGTCTGCAGTTATAAATCATCTTCTTATTAACAGTAAGCAATTAACGATTAAACTTCACAATTgcgcgatttcacgatttccacttcacgaattcacgatttcacgattaaaCTGTACGATTTCACGATTTCGCGATTTCCACTTCACAATTTCGCGagttcacgagttcacgatttcaccattaaacttcacgattgtTTGATTTCGCGATTTAcacttcacaaattcacgatttcgaCTTCAAGAAtgcacgatttctcgatttcacaatttcataatagtacaatttcaacttttcgcgactttatttatttttgttctattaaacaaaaaacaatgcaTCATATTCACATCTAAGCTATTGCCATGTGCTGGGTAAATGGTATGCAAACTGAATTAATCAAGAGAATGGCCTTACCACGAGGGCCATACAAAGCATAAAAAAGCAGCTTAGACGTTTTACTACATTACAGGCATGGAAAagatatacatacaaaatgtaaattcaatccatgcaagcattctcttttaaatgaacGGAAACCAATGTGCCTATGGACAAAGAAACGGATTCCAAAATAacgaaagacggacggacaactgcaAGGCTTAAATGCCCCGTCGCCATAAATGGCGGGGGtataataaacatacttatatattttggaaatgtctgaaaatgttaaGCTACTTTGGCAtcttattgttttcatacatgttttagtgttgaaagtATCCAATACTGTGTTGGTAATGGCACAAATATCCCTCTTCAACCTCCACATAGACGTATGCAGGAGTATAAAGTCATCCTTGGTAACTCAGCCCATTCATTACGTATACACTCCATAGAATGGAGACTAACCGAATGGATTGGCCAATCGGAAAtagtgaaatcatgaaatcgtgaagtttacggtgaaatcatgaattcgtgaagtggaaatcgtgaaaccATGAAaacatgaaatcgtgaaatcttgaAACTGAAATCAAGACATCGTGAAGTTAAAtcgtaaaatcgtgaattcgtgaagtggaaatattaaaatcaggaagcagaaatcgtgaattcgtaatTTATGAAgaggaaatcgtgaaatcatgaagcagaaagcgtgaaatattgaagttgaaatgtcaccacgggtctttcgtaataAACTGTAAGTTCACTATGCGTTTCCCTTAGCAATGCATCTTGAATTGTCGCCGCAGTTCTTATATTAActtatcattttcaaaaatgtttgttatGTGCTAGATTTTTacgtgttttactttttatacattttatatatatactgtTCAATGTGCAAATGAGGGTAGACTGTTAGGAAATAGACTTCTACCATGACATTTGTCCttattttcttacatttaaacgcattttaattcattttattgaaaCTGTTCAGTACGAACACTGACAGATATATACTTACGATACAAGACAAAGTAAAAATACAAACCCAAAACAGTTAGTGCTATAAAAGCCACAGCGCCCACCACTGAAAACACTATAACTACTGTTTTGACCTCTTCTTTATAACGTACATATCCAACTGTCTTGTGGATGTTACCAATTgttacctgtattttaaaaagcaagatatagAACTTCCAATGTTTATAATTCGGTAATTTGTTAATTAAACATACATCCAAATAATAAACGAAATTCATTACGTTTATACTGACATATAGGTTACTATGATTGTAGAACCCAGAGAAATGACACCTAATAACcacttattttatcttttgaataCGAAAGTGTTATACTAATAGAGACAAATATTACGCAACtcattttaaaagttgatataaACTTACATTAACTTCCGGATTCTCTATACCAGGTATTCCAGGTAGCGGTTTTGTTGCAGGAGCAATACACACAATTGATACTAATGTCAGGTTTATTATTGCGCATGGTTCTACGCCAATTGTGACACTTACATCCAAGGTGGTTGCAACAAGATTCAGATATTCACCCTGTGGAATTAGCGAAGCATGTGATTATGcgtttatttaaaatataaaatggagAATATTTACTGTACTGGATGTTGTGATTACTAAGGCTTTTATAAATTGTCAAAGTTTTCTCACTTCTTTGTACGTCTTGCAGGCAAAGTAACGATTATTGCATAAACTgtccggtggtctagtggttacaaGCTTGACTATCAATCCAGTTGTATGGGATTCGAATCCCGGTGCAGGAACTGAAAAGTTCTAAAAGATACTTTTGAGCGTTTCCAGCCTACCCAGAGGCCAGTACTGGTACTTCAAGAAAGACTGATTCGCGTTGATCCGCCTTCGTAaagggcacgttaaagaaccagactgtttattcgcaaagagctaagGTATGTCAGCAGTATATGTCTGTATATAACTTTTATTTCTCTGAGTCATTAGGGTTTTCTTTGGCTTTGTCGCTGTACTAGTAGAGATTGAGCTTATGCTCTGATGGCGGCTGCATTTgtatgtaaagcacttttaaaCGCGTTTACCATGAcaaggcgctatataaatattgtatgatatattatatataactcTGTATTTAACTAAGAAATAATGCTTGGAGAAAAGCTATACATATCCATTTAGgattaattacaaaacaaatcaaGTTTCATTTTTGTCCGCTGTTTCATCTTTGATCCCCTTAAACACGCATATAATGTAATCAGCacaaatagcagactcggtttgaccgagtcgatacagaaaatgtaatgaaaataataaaattcatcaCGTGTCTGTACATTGGTTTAAACGGAAActtatcataaatgtatattgtaTGGACTCCATCACACCAGGAATTAAAACAAGTACGATGAAATTTTATACCTACCAATAAACACTTTTATTAATATTATGATggtaaaatgaaaattgaacgTGTAGACATTCAACTGCAACAAAAAAttcaatcaaattaaaaaaaaaacaacaacaaagatgcCTGAATAAGTCTGTTTTTGAGATGTTGTGTAAAGTGAAAAGTCTTTAGTGAAAAATGTTACAATTAAAGTGCACAAACATGGTGTATAATTGCCTGTAATAAAGTATGCAGTAATAGATTTATACGAAGAGTTGTAACAAGAAAATATCGAAACAAAGCAAATGTTTtacaatagaaaaaagtggaaacttcacaggtcgctcaacacgacaaaaacgaaaatgttgcaggctcggtttgattaagcctgttcatggacggtagtggaaatgcatgctaccgtccacgccctctagccacgggttgagcagaactcaacatttacacttgctaaaagtacaaaaagcaatttagagacatccgcagatgtattcaaacggcagtgAATACCGGTTTAAATGAGACTGTAccgaaatgaaatgtgcaattaTTAGAGTAAAATTCAGTCACTTCACCTGTTTGTCTTTTTTCATAATTGATATTGATTTTCTTATCTTTTGAGAAAGAACTTTTTAAGACATTTAGGCGTATCTAGAATATCATTATTACGACAGCCATATCAAATATAATTTAGAGTGAAATGTTACATATATAATACTTCCTCAAGAGCAGAGGCAAAATGAATTATTACAATAACAGTATCATGTTTGTCAAAGTAAGTGTTATGTCCGCAATACCACTGCAAAATGGTTATTAGCATCACTAATTCTGTTGTCAAACTTCAATAActgtttcaatgaaatttaaattctTACATTAATTGTTAGTTGATAACTATTTGAATCGAATGTCACCACATTACCGTCCCCGGGAAGACTGTGAATCAATGGATCCTGTAAGtactttattgtaaaattgtgtCTTGCACCGTCAAAGCCGATGCCCGCTGCAACTTCCATACTCTTCAATTGTTCCAGTACTAAGTATTTAATCGCTCGAGGTGCTTCTGGAACTTTGCATAACGTTTTCTCTGATGATCTTATTTCGCAAATCTCCATCTAAATACCAAGTTTAATGTATTTTGAGTAGTGTTTGAAAAACGGAGAGaaacaaagataaaacaaaaagaaatcagcAAATAAGTTATATAAAGCAGTAAAAGGAAATTCTTACACTAAGGTAAATATGTTGTTGTGATTGTATGAAAGATCCGTTAAAATGACAAGATTTTCAGATAACAAGTATAAGGTACTCAGTAAACTAATGCATTTGTTTAAATgtcaatgaataaaatatatccGTTTACAGGTCATATACAGTAAAACAACAAATGTTAACAGTGCACGCTCTGCCTCTTGTTTTTTTACTTGCAAATGTCATATTTTATGTTCATGTTTTTAATAGTGCCTAATATTCATAAAGCAATTATCATACTGGCTTAGACAGTCTCCTTATCTCAAATAATCAATGATTTCTGTAGCAGATTTTGTATTGCTTAATATGCCGCTATTGTGTCTgtattttgattatattttaattttcttacCTGCAATTCCTCTTCGTACATTGTCTGCATAAATGAATAGTGTGCGTTATCCAGAAACTTTCCACTGACCGTGACCTTAGTACCACCACTGCAAGTGAACTTTAAATAGTCATTCTATCACCTTAGTACAGCAAACATAGTTATTAATACTGCAAAAAACATGTACTTTAGATGCTTGTGGAGTGATTATCATATTATGctattcaaataaatttataaacacatCTGCTGTTTAGAGCACCACCTTTTTCATTACTGTTGCGGTCAAATATTCCAAGATAATTCCCtcctttatttttcaataaactttgtaaaaaaatagtGCTTTATGTGAGGAAAGTGGTTTATtagttaagatcgctgacttgaATCACTAGCCCGTCCCCGCTGCGGGTTCAATCCACGCTTTGGGTGGATGTAGATTTCTTCAATAAGGGGAAGATATCCAAATAGCGTATGGAAGATCTGTTCTACCCTGGTGTGTGCTGATCTCTGAAATAATCCCCGGAGGAGCATCCGGCGTCTTCCTCCATCTTGAAAATCTCTTAAtggtaaatgccacagttgcctatatgtatacagCACAaaattttcctacgggcagaatatCTTTAAACTCTGTGTACTGaatgagaatcaagtttaaaacggaaatatgtatcaaaaatcatagTTACCAATTTCAAGAAAACAACATGAACACAATAGGCTCTTTGTGTAAGAGAGCAGGGCTGGATGACAAAGTTGGGGAGAATGTGGGAGAAGTTTCCCCCTACAATTGTAAAGTCGTGAtattcaaacaaaattattacaGGGAGATTTCTTattgtttgtgtgtttttcttttgtttttatattaagataATTGTATTACGTTGATAAGTAAGCAGAGAGTAACCCAGACATTATTTGAATACTAAACCAGATATTTAGGAAGGGAATGagttttaagattttcctatttagCTCATGTTCttgataatttaaaataatttgaataactaTGTTTTACAATTTCACGGACGGGTCATAATATCCTCTGGTGGTCATGTTTTCTGATGAATATGAACACcctttgtaaaacaatttttgtgaAAGTGTTTGAATATCAGACCAAAATTTTCTAACGTGAATTTCTGTCGTTGAAATATTCTACACATAAAGACACTTTCAAGCTTCCAAATTGTTTCGTTGTAATCCAGTGTAAATGGCAATTTGGTGGATTAGTTCTTCGCAGCAAATTAAACGTTAGATCTTTACTTGCGTGATAATCAAAACGTATACCTGAAGTCCTGAAGAagctaaatattttatgaaacatttatcTTACTTGTATAAATCTCCAACGTGCTTGTAAGTGGCGAATAATGCTTAACTTTTCCAGCAGAAAAAAACCTGCACGATCGATAatctttttaagaaattttaacaaCTGTATTTATTTAAGTAAGATTCAAACGAAgacttcattttcatttttcatggtGAATGTGACTGGTTATTAGATTGTCCAAATATTATCCGAATCAAGGGaacattttagaattttgtttctGCCAAATGAGTGTGAGAACGGCATTCAATCATAGGCAATCTAAATCGAAGTCAACTTTTTCAAGAAAGAAGTCGACGATCAATTATCACAGACAATTGGGTTCTTTTCCAGGTACAAACATTATTACTCTATCGatgtaaacatgttgaaaataaatgtaCCTAACAAATCCTGTCAGTGGTGATACCGCTTTAACAACAGGATTAGTAACATAATTGTAGGTAACTGGTAGGTTAGAGAGAACAAGCACGTCTTCCATTTTTTAGTGTAATCCAGTGACTTTGTATATCTTGGATGAACTTTGTATAACGCATTCCACGGTAAAATTACCgcgaaaactgaaaatattacaaaacaaacatttctgattttataTTCAATTACTAAATAGTATAGTTAGAAGATTCAGCCATACCATGTATTGATAACTAAACATCTTATTTAAACAGTATAGTGGAAAAAACACatgcaatgaaaacaaaaacttatGAGCAAACTGTCACTAAATATCAATTCATACAAACTTGTTTTAGTGCTTTATACATCTGAATTCTGTGGCATCAGGGCAAAAACAGCTTTTCATGA
It encodes:
- the LOC128551832 gene encoding plexin-B2-like, which codes for MEDVLVLSNLPVTYNYVTNPVVKAVSPLTGFVSGGTKVTVSGKFLDNAHYSFMQTMYEEELQMEICEIRSSEKTLCKVPEAPRAIKYLVLEQLKSMEVAAGIGFDGARHNFTIKYLQDPLIHSLPGDGNVVTFDSNSYQLTINGEYLNLVATTLDVSVTIGVEPCAIINLTLVSIVCIAPATKPLPGIPGIENPEVNVTIGNIHKTVGYVRYKEEVKTVVIVFSVVGAVAFIALTVLGIVLIYRKYRKMQNKIRYLERTQELNQTTAVAMESRNKTAAAVTGGQENTPAYEDISDNDIVTDNELPRGNAYEKVDGYLESRPYLQLNVENAPRGIEHSEASGSSKKSKQHACSVDKDYIHPTSDSSS